A window of the Leucothrix mucor DSM 2157 genome harbors these coding sequences:
- a CDS encoding ROK family transcriptional regulator produces the protein MSKRPPSSGPTRIRNLNRRAALAYIRHEGPNSRSALGPALSLSGAAVSSLVNDLLEDGLLQESEATTRDGRQGRPISLLSLNPTAAYSLGIVLRPTKDSTELGMAWADYTGHSTALPDLQVTPHQDLDALIKSVKTAIKRLEKVTPDADRIVGLTIAIPGVVENDTIPMAPKLPCIEGAEFIEAVRKLTRYPVSFQNDVNLAATSELYQQPRLRELSFAYLYLYSGVGSGFALQGKILSGSGGWAGEIGQLHINRRAPSSTSFEHLLSTDGSLADLLESLGHPRQALDILADYIDQRNPQVLEVVDLYCEHICDAINLLNSVLDLDEVLIDFRSDKLFQRLRPRLEILLQSARRQPVISTPVMGSEASLNGAALTALNLALPNLESREKPTPA, from the coding sequence ATGAGCAAACGACCACCGTCCAGCGGACCAACGAGAATTCGCAACCTAAACCGGCGAGCGGCATTAGCTTATATCCGTCACGAAGGGCCGAACTCACGCTCTGCACTCGGGCCTGCGCTTTCCTTATCCGGCGCTGCCGTGTCATCACTGGTCAATGACTTACTTGAAGATGGCTTATTGCAAGAGTCTGAAGCCACCACTCGCGATGGCCGCCAAGGTCGCCCGATCTCTTTACTTTCACTCAATCCAACAGCAGCCTACTCGCTAGGCATTGTGCTACGCCCAACTAAAGACTCTACCGAATTAGGCATGGCTTGGGCCGATTACACCGGTCACTCCACGGCACTGCCCGATCTACAAGTCACCCCACATCAAGATTTAGACGCGCTAATTAAAAGCGTTAAAACGGCCATTAAACGTTTGGAGAAAGTCACGCCAGATGCTGATCGCATTGTTGGCCTAACCATTGCCATTCCGGGCGTGGTAGAAAATGACACCATTCCGATGGCACCTAAGCTGCCTTGCATCGAAGGCGCGGAGTTTATTGAAGCCGTGCGTAAACTCACCCGCTATCCGGTGAGCTTTCAGAATGACGTCAATCTGGCTGCGACTTCAGAGCTGTATCAGCAGCCTCGTCTGCGCGAGCTCTCCTTTGCCTATCTCTATCTTTACTCCGGTGTGGGTTCTGGCTTTGCGCTACAAGGAAAAATCCTCAGTGGTAGTGGCGGTTGGGCGGGTGAAATCGGGCAGCTACATATTAATAGGCGTGCCCCCAGTAGCACTTCATTCGAGCACTTACTGAGTACTGATGGCAGCTTGGCCGATCTACTAGAAAGCCTCGGCCATCCCCGTCAGGCACTGGATATTCTGGCTGACTATATCGACCAACGTAATCCACAAGTGCTGGAAGTGGTTGATTTATATTGCGAACATATTTGCGATGCCATCAATCTGCTCAATAGCGTGCTGGATTTGGATGAAGTATTAATCGACTTCCGCTCCGATAAGCTATTTCAACGGCTGCGCCCAAGGCTGGAAATTTTACTGCAAAGCGCCCGTCGTCAGCCTGTGATTTCCACACCGGTCATGGGTAGCGAAGCCTCTTTAAATGGCGCGGCACTCACCGCTCTAAATCTGGCTTTGCCTAACCTGGAGTCACGCGAGAAGCCTACCCCAGCTTAG